The DNA window CAGGCCGTTGGCGATCTCTGGAGGCTGGAACGCTGGTGACCCCTGACTCGTCCGACACGTGTCGTCCTCCGCAAACGGGTGGAGCGCctgggggtcagaggtcagagagcAACACAGAGTCAGTGCAGGAGCTGATCCGACCTGCTTTAACCCTTTATACCTGCAATCTGCATCAGTGGCATATCTGTGCTCAGTCTGAGAGGTGGTCTTTCCTCTGTGTATCAGACTATAACACGCCGTCTCACCTCTGCTACTCCCAGGTCAGAGATCTTCAGCGCCCCGTCTGTGGTCAGCAGCAAGTTCCCTGGTTTAATATCTTTGTGTACGATTCCCTGGCTGTGCAAGTATTCAAGACCGTCCAGAAGCTGGCAGAAGTACCTGAGAGAAGAACGACAGAGAGAGACATGTTTCAGAAAAATGAGAATTGATTAGAATTGAGTCAGATATGAAACAGAGCAGAGATGCTCAGCAGAAACACTCACAGATGCATTTACTGTAACGTGCTCAAACTCTGAATATAAAGACTGTTTTGCTAGATTCAATTCAGCTTAGTTTTtaaatcttgtgtgtgtgtgtctcacccgtGAGCTTGAAACACTGGAAATCTCTTCTCTGGAACGCTGTCCAACATCTCCTGCATCCCACAGACACAATACTCCATCACCATATACGTGCAGCAGCGGTTAAGGGGTTAACACACTCCAGCACATTCACAGCACACACTCATTTCTGGGAGAGATACTGCTTTAAGACAGAGAGTGTGAAGCAGAGCTgacgcagcacacacacacacacacactccgttgGAAAGGATATATCTTCTGCTTCTCATCGTTGTACAGCACATCCACCAACTGGATGATGTTTTTGTGCTGTAGTCGTCTCAGCAGCTGAATCTCCCTGCAGAACAACAGaagacattaaacacacacacacacacacctcccatCTGCTCACGTGTGAGTGAATCACTGGTTAACACTAAACCAGCTGCTGTTTCAGACAGGTTCAGGTTTggggagagagagacacaaacatctgtagAGTGAACAATCAGATAAAGCATCAACTTACTCaaagaaacgtgtgtgtgtgtgtgtgtgtgtgtgtgtgtagtgatcCTGAGAGTAACCATGTTTCCACACGACTGAAATAGCAGCAggctgaatacacacacacacacacacacacacacatgtgctgcGGGACAGGGTTTATTCATCGTTCTGGGATTcccttctttaaaaacattcaaacccAGCGATGTCTTACAATCAGGAGAAGACAACGAGATCAACCGAGCGGCGTCTCATCTCACACCGAGCACACTACAGCCTCACTAGGCATCCAAACACTGCTGCCttctcacttcctgtttcctgtgcTCCCGCTGAGGCCCtggcacgctcacacacacacacacacacacacaccgatggCCTGTGTTTTAGGTTTAATATATCCAAACATCATTAATGCAGGTGTAAGTGCAGGTTAAATGCTTTCATGTCTTGTGTGTAAAAGCCTCTTCAGacgcagcttctgtgtttcctctgcactgcaaagattcattttattaataatgatctCATTTGTTTGGTAAGAGCCCAAATGTCTTATTCTAATTCactgattaaatgtaataattgacTCAACGCTTTCCTCTCAATAACGACTGAGAGCGGATGAAACGCACCTGATTACAGCGATGTGGATGGaaacattatttcattaaagTGATGGTTTGCAAAGATCAAGCTTGATCTAGTTCAGGACggttttgattatcataaacCTATAAACTATTTTAAGGGAGATTATTTCGTGAATaaaatagtttatccaaaaataaaacgtctTATCGCttacctttattttgtttcttatccgTATGAATTACAAAAGAAGATGCAAGACAAATTAATGTGTCATTCAGTAACTTGTCGGTCATCTATTTTGTGCCAAATATATGTGATATATACAtgtgaatcgtcacatatttgaatcgatCCGGCTTGAGGTTAATCGTTATAATCGTGGCTCATCTAGTGAACACATTAATGAAACATGCTCAAGTCTTATGCAGGAATGATGTGTAAGTCCTGCTCGTGTCTCATACTCGTGTGCAGAGCCTGATATCAAACAATAATCTGGGGAAatagtgattaatgacaatattCATTTAGATTCAGATGATCTCTCGATTCTAATCGACTCTTATTTTCAGGGAAGGACTCTTAAATCCCAGGAACGGATCAGTCGAGCCTGTTTTCAGTTAAAGCACAGAACACTGAAGATCATTTCCATTCAATAAATCAGATTTCAGATTGTGTTCGTAGTTTCGCAGTATTTAAACTATAAATGCAGGTTATATGAGACGACAGGTGAACTTTAATACTAGTTTTAGCACAAACTAAACACCACAATACTGTCTCAATCAGTGTTTCAGATTATAACGACTATAATCATCTCATTAATCTCAGAAAACATCATCTGTGACCATAAACTCATTAATCAGACACAAGAATCAACTCTTTCTGCTCAATATATAACACTCTTCTTACACtgttctttaatgtttttatcacaGCCACTAATTAAATGTGCATAGTGCAAACTGTTATTGTaacttaattattataaaaacttcattaagtgTAATTTCAGCAGCTGTGTAAAATAGACACGTAATCCCTGATTCaccttgtggtgtgtgtgtgtgtgtttctctggagTGAGGGTGCTGTCTTATAAGGGTGCTGTCTATGTAGTGTGTCACTGGTCTTGGCTCAGAGCCGGTTCTTCTCACAGAGTTTAAACCCAGACCAAACACACGTGTCGTGGCTCAGCAGGGTTGAGAAGCCGCTCTAAACGCTCTCGTGTCTCCTCTATTTAAAGCTGAGGCCTGTGGCTTCACtacacattattttaattaatttaactgcTCGTGTGATTAAACGGCAAAAAGAGGAGATGGAGATTACATTACACAGTGCAGAACAAGATGAGTGTCAAGAAACGTTTCTGAAGTGAACATCCACAAGCCATTTCCATCACGTGACGTAATGTTTATGATTTAAACAGATCGTTCAGAAAGAGAAGAACAAAACAACGGGTTATCTGTGGAGAAACACTGCGTTACAGTCACTGACTGAGGATAGCATTAACCAGCAGAAGAGGAAACGCAAGATTATGAGCTtcaatataaataacatttattgcatattatttaaataaagtgtaatatataatattaaaattgttgtataattaaatacaaaataaaatattaaaataataatttgtaaaaaaaaaaaaaaaaaaacacaagtaattTTTTAAGATCTTGTTAAAATATGTCTCCTGAAACTATTAATTTCtcaaattaaataacttttttaaaagtaaaattttaataaatatttttttataaataattatattaaataaaaatagattttaatacataaaattatttataaatatttaaacatttcataaaaaaaatcataattttttttatcatactataataaattttttataaacaaagatttcatttttaatatttattttataaataataaaaaaaacaaaaaatagttttataaataaaaaaaataaacattaaccatATTAATAaccaattaaatatattaaataaaattttataaatattttattttttaatattaaatttaaaatttacattttaaacataaaataattgtataaaaatatgaaccataaatatattgaataaaatattttataaataaagattaattatttttaaaaaaattatcaaaataattttataaatacaaatatccatgttttataaatcttttaaaaaagaTCTATTATTCTAAATAGAAATCAAGTTGATTTTGACTCATGTTGGTGTTCAAACTCAAAGGTAAAGGAAGCCAGCAGCTCTTACTTCTTCACATTGGCCTCTCCGTTGGGAATCCTCCGGAGTTTCTTCTTCTTCAGGATCTTAACGGCTCTGCGACACAGAGTCTCCGAGTCCAGCATCTCCTTGACCTTCCCGTAGGAGCCTTCCCCGAGCAGATCTCCCATCAGGTACTTCCCGATCAGCTTGGCACGCTTGCGTCGGGGCTGGTAGATGACCTCGGTGGAGTCGATGCGGTGGATGAAGGTGTCCATCCCCATCAGCTCGTTCTCCGTCAGGTACTCCAGATGCTGGAGCTCTCCACCCACACTCATCTTCCTCTCGCTCGCCCTCCGACGATCCAAACGCCCGACGGGAAGATTCGTATTCCAAAGCAGTAGAGATTGGGAAGATCAGTCAACGGATAAACGTCTGTTAAACGGCAGAAGCAGCATCGCTCAGTGAAAGCAACAGATCCGAACGATCAGTGAAACGCTGGGATCACTGCACATCTCTGCAGATCTCCACACCTCGCATCCGTCCCAGAAACACCTGAACGCTCTCTTGGTGAAGATTACTGATCTGACTTCAGCTTTACCGGAAACACTCGACCGAGATCCACCTAAGAGAAACAAGACACGATCAGTCAAAGAGCTGattatgaagcagcacaacaggCTTTGTTATTATCACCTCATATATATAACGCTGTGGGATCTTTCACTTCTCTTTCTCACGTCTATAGTCCCGCTGTGTCTCAATCAGAAGACGTTTTGGTGATTTTGTGTGTCTTACAGCGAAGAAATCAAtagaaaatgtaacaaatatttgTCCCAGTGACATATTTCAAGTTAAATATAGAGTACACACAATTTTATTCTCATACACGCGATACTCATATTTATAGTATAGAGCAAATCTGTTTATATTGTCACAAATGTAACTCTGCTATTGTATATTTGGAGAAATAGACACCAATACACTGGGTCAGAATGATTGATTATtgatcttttatgccaaaaatcgttaggatattaagtttcatgttccatgaagatatttagtaaatgtcctaatgtaaataaatcaaaacttcatttttgattagtaatatacattctgagaacttcatttgaacaactttaaagatgattttctcaatatttagatttttttgctccttcagattccagattttctaatagttgtatctcagattAATATTGATCTAtcctcacaaaccacacatcaatggagagatcatttattcagcttcagatgatgtgtAAATGCTCAGGTCACTCATCAGATGTTATAATGTGTTCTTTTACCACAGTATCGGCTGAAGTGGCGAGTAAACAGTGTGGTAAATGAGCAAGCTAATCCTAAAACAGCAGAGTTTACCTCAGTAATGTGTTTATTGTGTGATAATATGACAGCAGAGACAGATAAACACACAATCCGGACTCATACGGTGAAAATCTGAGGTAAAATAAGGAAGGCGAGATGTTTGTCGATCGATCTGATCATCTGATCATATAATGCGGATAATCGATCGAAGCCCACAGCTCCACACAAACCCTCACACACCGTCAGGAGCTTAATAAGAGTGTTttgatgagtgtgtgagtgagtttgtgcgCTAAAAGACTGTTTGTGTCGACGGTAGCGAGCGTGTTTGATCTGCGGCGGTTAACATTGACGTTAGCGGCGGCTAACAGTCATCTGTGACGGGGAATAAACTCGACAAACTCACTGACCTGAGGCTGTAATCATCAGCACGGCTCAAAGACTCAGAGACTCGCGTTTCTTCTCGTGTTCTGCTCTTGATTCGTTTATTTTCTCGCATCTGTTCGTCACAGCTGCTGCTGCTTCAAGGCTGCCGCCATCTTGTTTACCTCCCTCCCCTTGCACTGCGCATGCGCCACAGCTGCCTCCAGCGGGAAACACATCATACATCGAAACTatacaataatatacagtttatatCAATATATTAGACATTATACTACCACGGAAACATTGACTACGTTTGCACACAATTCAAATGATATTTGGGTAATACTGAGATTAAACTTTATAACATGAACACGATTAAAGCTACTATAATTGTGTTCAAATATGTGCGCATACCTAAAAAAATAGCAATacttttactggttataatggtacttttattggttttaatgtaaactgtaattatGTCTCTATCGGtacactgccaaaaaaaaaaaaaaaaaaaaaaaaaaaatatatatatatatatatatatatatatattagctcgATGGGTGGAGCTCCAGACTTTGTACTTATGTTATATTTGGGgtaaaaacaaagaaagtagATTGaatctctttctctcagtctctccctccccccccccccctctctctgtgtgtgtctctgtgtctctccctctctctctctctctctgtgtgtgtctctgtgtctccctctctctctctctctctctctctctctctcagtttgaATCAGGGAGATGTGATCCTCTCCTGAGTGTCTGATGTCCAGAAGCGGGTCAGTGATATCTCCTGGGTGTGATGTGGAGATGGAGGCGTGTGTTGGCTCGGCTGGTGATGTGGGTTATATTTAACTAGTGTTAACCCTGTGGAATATCAAACTCAAGCTCAAACTCAAGCAAACACACTCTCTTCCCTCGTTACAGTCGGTCTTAATGAGCACAGACACACATCAAACCGCAGATTCTCCACTATCTCTCTTGAGTTTCTTTGTAATGCTCATTAATGATGCAGCAATTGGAGCTGTAATGTGTGTTTATCCCTTAACTAATACTAGTAACTCACTAACCTGTGCATTAACTAGCAGTGCTGGAGAATTCAGAGTGAATGCGAAACCATTAATGTCATGCAAAGACTCTAGCAACATCACAAAAACTCATTAAATAACAGTGAGCAATGAACATTAAGAGAAAAGCTGATTTGTTAACTGCAATCACTTTGAATAGAAGTTTGTGCTCGATGAATAGCTGTAGATATGATGTTGAGCTTGTGTGTCTCCCTCTGGTGGTGCTTCAGCTTATGAGACACAAATAAAGCTGTATAAAAACTCATACAGCGCTTTCTGCATCTCTGAATGTGAATCCATGGGAATTCCTCTGATGAAATTAACATTACACATGATCAGCTGGTACAGCACAATATTCTCTCGCAATTTATGACTATTTGTCTCGCAatactgaagtttttttttgacaaaattctgacttttctcacaatttagactttttccTCTCTCGCAattttctgactttttcctcgtaattctgactctttttttgtaattctgacttttttctctcgcaattatgactttttttctctcgcaattctgcctttttttctctcgcaattctgactttttttctcacaattctgacttttctcgcaattcagactttttttgtaattctggCCTTTctctctcgcaattctgacttttttagacaaaattctgactctttttctcacaattatgactttgtttctctcgcaattatgacttttttctctcgcaattatgacttttttctctcgcaattctgactttttttctctcgcaattctgactttgtttctctcgcaattctgactttttttctctcgcaattatgactttttttctctcgcaattatgactttttttctctcgcaattctgactttttttctctcgcaattctgactttttttctctcgcaattctgactttgtttctctcgcaattatgactttttttctctcgcaattatgactttttttctctcgcaattatgactttttttctctcgcaattctgactttttttctctcgcaattctgactttgtttctctcgcaattctgactttttttctctcgcaattatgactttttttctctcgcaattatgactttttttctctcgcaattatgacttttttttctcgcaattatgacttttcttctctcgcaattatgactttttcctcacaattctgacttttttcttaaaattctgacttttctcgcaattcagactttttttgtaattctggCCTTTCTCtctcgcaattcagactttttttgtaattctggCCTTTCTCtctcgcaattcagactttttttgtaattctggCCTTTctctctcgcaattctgacttttttagaCAAAATTCTGACTcttttctcacaattatgactttgtttctctcgcaattatgactttttttctctcgcaattatgactttttttctctcgcaattatgactttttttccctcgcaattatgactttttttctctcgcaattctgactttgtttctctcgcaattctgactttgtttctctctcaattctgactttttttctctcgcaattctgactttttttctctcgcaattatgactttttttctctcgcaattatgacttttttttctcgcaattatgactttttttctctcgcaattatgactttttttctctcgcaattatgactttttttccctcgcaattctgactttttttctctcgcaattatgactttttttctctcgcaattatgactttttttctctcgcaattatgacttttttttctcgcaattatgacttttttccccctgcaattctaacttttttagACAAAATTCT is part of the Carassius auratus strain Wakin chromosome 27, ASM336829v1, whole genome shotgun sequence genome and encodes:
- the LOC113045176 gene encoding serine/threonine-protein kinase STK11-like; translated protein: MSVGGELQHLEYLTENELMGMDTFIHRIDSTEVIYQPRRKRAKLIGKYLMGDLLGEGSYGKVKEMLDSETLCRRAVKILKKKKLRRIPNGEANVKKEIQLLRRLQHKNIIQLVDVLYNDEKQKMYMVMEYCVCGMQEMLDSVPEKRFPVFQAHGYFCQLLDGLEYLHSQGIVHKDIKPGNLLLTTDGALKISDLGVAEALHPFAEDDTCRTSQGSPAFQPPEIANGLDTFSGFKVDIWSAGVTLYNITTSLYPFEGDNIYKLFENIGKGDYMVPEECGPQLSDLLRGMLEYDPVKRFSIQRIRQHNWVRKKHPPTEPPVPIPPSAETRDPWRSLTVMPYLEDLHGYTEDEDELFDGEDDIIYTQDFTVPGQVPEDEEDEEEERAPERTCAVAKPVCVNGTESAALKPKSERRSSSSSNPSRKGLSAASKIRKLPTCKQQ